A DNA window from Myxocyprinus asiaticus isolate MX2 ecotype Aquarium Trade chromosome 45, UBuf_Myxa_2, whole genome shotgun sequence contains the following coding sequences:
- the LOC127435262 gene encoding adiponectin receptor protein 2-like — translation MSPGTDHRSDGPTQNGCLTVRRVVHEDKEETTDREKEEEERSSDEGLLLQAHHAMERMEEFVHKMWEGRWRVIPHDVLPDWLKDNDYLLHGHRPPMPSFRACFKSIFRIHTETGNIWTHLLGCLFFLCLGIVYMFRPNMTFVAPFQEKIVIGMFFLGAILCLSFSWLFHTVYCHSEGVSRVFSKLDYSGIAFLIMGSFVPWLYYSFYCSPQPCFIYLFVVCILGIAAITVSQCDFFATPQYRGVRAGVFVGLGLSGVVPTLHFMITEGFLRATTMGQMGWLFLMAVLYITGACLYAARIPERFFPGKCDIWFHSHQLFHILVVAGAFVHFHGVSNLQEFRYTAGGGCVDEGAV, via the exons ATGAGTCCCGGCACAGACCACAGATCAGACGGCCCCACACAGAACGGG TGCCTTACTGTGAGGAGGGTGGTACATGAAGACAAGGAGGAAACAACAGACAGAGAAAAGGAAGAAGAGGAGAGGAGCTCTGATGAAGGCCTTCTGTTGCAGGCGCACCATGCCATGGAGAGGATGGAGGAGTTTGTGCACAAG ATGTGGGAGGGCAGATGGCGTGTCATTCCTCATGATGTCCTCCCCGATTGGCTGAAGGATAATGACTACTTGTTGCACGGGCACCGGCCGCCCATGCCCTCTTTCAGAGCGTGCTTCAAAAGCATCTTCAGAATCCATACAGAAACTGGCAACATTTGGACCCATCTTCTAG GCTGCCTGTTCTTTCTCTGTCTGGGCATAGTGTACATGTTCAGACCCAATATGACATTCGTGGCACCATTCCAGGAAAAGATCGTCATTGGCATGTTCTTCTTgggggcgatcctctgcttgtcCTTCTCCTGGCTTTTCCACACCGTCTATTGCCACTCGGAGGGGGTGTCTCGTGTATTTTCAAA GTTGGACTATTCGGGCATTGCGTTCCTGATCATGGGCAGTTTCGTCCCGTGGCTGTACTACTCTTTCTACTGCTCCCCACAGCCCTGTTTCATCTACCTGTTTGTGGTGTGTATACTGGGCATCGCCGCCATCACAGTCTCACAGTGTGATTTCTTCGCCACGCCACAGTACCGCGGAGTCAGAGCCG GTGTGTTTGTAGGTCTGGGCCTCAGTGGAGTCGTCCCCACGCTGCACTTTATGATCACAGAGGGCTTCCTGAGGGCCACCACCATGGGACAGATGGGCTGGCTCTTCCTCATGGCTGTCTTGTACATCACAGGAGCCTGCCTATATGCAGCACGCATCCCTGAGAGATTCTTCCCTGGCAAGTGTGACATCTGG TTCCACTCCCACCAGCTGTTCCATATCTTGGTGGTGGCAGGTGCCTTTGTACACTTCCACGGCGTGTCCAACCTGCAGGAGTTCCGCTATACAGCTGGCGGAGGCTGTGTGGATGAGGGTGCTGTGTGA